The following proteins are encoded in a genomic region of Brachypodium distachyon strain Bd21 chromosome 1, Brachypodium_distachyon_v3.0, whole genome shotgun sequence:
- the LOC100832210 gene encoding pentatricopeptide repeat-containing protein At1g11290, chloroplastic encodes MLCSAASASSSLPSPITAATHAAPDDHHARLRAAASRSDLRGALAAFAAMSPASGSGPVLRTFTSLLKLCAARADLATGRAVHAQLAARGLSPEALAATALANMYAKCRRPGDARRVFDRMPARDRVAWNALVAGYARNGLAEAAVGMVVRMQEEDGERPDAVTLVSVLPACADAQALGACREVHAFAVRGGFDEQVNVSTAILDVYCKCGAVDSARKVFDGMQDRNSVSWNAMIKGYAENGDATEALALFKRMVGEGVDVTDVSVLAALHACGELGFLDEGRRVHELLVRIGLESNVNVMNALITMYCKCKRTDLAAQVFDELGYKTRVSWNAMILGCTQNGSSEDAVRLFSRMQLENVKPDSFTLVSIIPALADISDPLQARWIHGYSIRLHLDQDVYVLTALIDMYAKCGRVSIARSLFNSARDRHVITWNAMIHGYGSHGSGKVAVELFEEMKSSGKVPNETTFLSVLSACSHAGLVDEGQEYFSSMKEDYGLEPGMEHYGTMVDLLGRAGKLHEAWSFIQKMPMEPGISVYGAMLGACKLHKNVELAEESAQRIFELEPEEGVYHVLLANIYANASLWKDVARVRTAMEKKGLQKTPGWSIVQLKNEIHTFYSGSTNHQQAKDIYARLAKLIEEIKAVGYVPDTDSIHDVEDDVKAQLLNTHSEKLAIAYGLIRTAPGTTIQIKKNLRVCKDCHNATKLISLVTGREIIMRDIQRFHHFKDGKCSCGDYW; translated from the coding sequence ATGCTGTgctcggcggcgagcgccTCCTCATCGTTGCCGTCTCCGATTACCGCCGCAACGCATGCCGCCCCCGACGACCACCACGCGCGCTTGAGGGCGGCCGCCTCGCGCTCCGACCTGCGAGGCGCgctcgccgccttcgccgccatGTCCCCCGCGTCCGGCTCCGGCCCCGTGCTCCGCACCTTCACCTCCCTCCTCAAGCTCTGCGCGGCGCGCGCCGACCTCGCCACGGGCCGCGCCGTCCACGCGCAGCTCGCGGCgcgggggctctccccggaGGCCCTGGCGGCCACGGCGCTCGCCAACATGTACGCCAAGTGCCGCCGCCCGGGCGACGCCCGCAGGGTGTTCGACCGGATGCCCGCCCGGGACCGCGTCGCCTGGAACGCGCTCGTGGCCGGGTACGCGCGCAACGGGCTCGCCGAGGCGGCCGTCGGGATGGTCGTCCGGatgcaggaggaggacggggagCGGCCCGATGCCGTCACGCTCGTCTCCGTGCTGCCCGCCTGCGCCGACGCCCAGGCGCTCGGGGCCTGCCGGGAGGTGCACGCCTTTGCTGTGCGTGGTGGGTTCGATGAGCAGGTGAATGTCTCCACGGCGATCCTTGACGTGTACTGCAAGTGCGGGGCCGTCGACTCGGCGAGGAAGGTGTTCGATGGGATGCAGGACAGGAACTCTGTGTCTTGGAATGCCATGATCAAGGGGTATGCGGAGAACGGGGATGCCACTGAGGCTCTGGCTCTGTTCAAGAGGATGGTGGGGGAGGGCGTGGATGTGACCGATGTGTCTGTGTTGGCAGCGTTGCATGCTTGCGGCGAGCTCGGGTTTCTTGATGAGGGGAGGCGTGTCCATGAGCTTCTTGTGAGGATTGGATTGGAGTCGAATGTGAATGTGATGAACGCGCTGATCACCATGTACTGCAAGTGCAAGAGGACCGACCTTGCTGCACAGGTGTTCGATGAGTTGGGCTACAAGACACGGGTCTCATGGAATGCCATGATCCTCGGGTGCACGCAGAACGGAAGTTCAGAGGATGCAGTGAGGCTGTTCTCTAGGATGCAGCTGGAGAATGTGAAACCTGATTCCTTCACCCTCGTCAGTATCATTCCTGCCCTTGCAGACATTTCAGACCCGCTGCAGGCCAGGTGGATCCATGGGTACTCTATCAGGCTGCACCTTGATCAGGATGTGTATGTACTGACAGCACTTATCGACATGTACGCAAAGTGTGGCCGTGTTAGTATAGCTAGAAGTCTATTCAATTCAGCAAGGGACCGGCATGTTATCACATGGAATGCGATGATCCATGGGTATGGCTCACATGGTTCTGGCAAGGTTGCAGTTGAGCTATTTGAAGAGATGAAAAGTTCTGGCAAAGTACCCAATGAGACAACATTCCTCTCGGTCCTCTCGGCGTGCAGTCATGCTGGTCTGGTTGATGAAGGACAGGAATATTTTTCGAGCATGAAGGAGGACTATGGGCTTGAACCTGGGATGGAGCACTATGGTACCATGGTGGATCTTCTTGGCCGAGCTGGGAAGCTACATGAAGCCTGGTCTTTCATCCAAAAGATGCCTATGGAGCCTGGCATTAGTGTGTATGGTGCAATGTTAGGCGCTTGCAAGTTGCACAAGAACGTGGAATTGGCAGAAGAATCAGCACAAAGGATCTTTGAGCTAGAGCCAGAAGAGGGGGTGTATCATGTCCTCCTAGCAAACATTTATGCAAACGCTTCACTGTGGAAGGATGTTGCAAGGGTGAGAACTGCTATGGAGAAGAAAGGCCTCCAAAAGACTCCTGGATGGAGCATTGTTCAGCTAAAAAATGAGATCCATACGTTCTATTCCGGAAGCACAAATCACCAACAGGCAAAGGATATATATGCAAGGCTGGCGAAGCTGATAGAAGAGATCAAAGCTGTGGGGTATGTGCCAGACACTGATTCTATACATGACGTAGAAGATGATGTGAAGGCACAGCTTCTCAACACCCACAGTGAGAAGCTTGCAATTGCATATGGGCTCATTCGCACAGCCCCTGGTACAACAATTCAAATAAAGAAGAACCTCCGAGTCTGTAAGGACTGTCATAATGCAACCAAGTTAATATCTCTGGTGACAGGGAGGGAAATAATCATGAGAGATATTCAACGATTTCACCATTTTAAGGATGGTAAATGCTCGTGTGGAGACTACTGGTAG